Proteins encoded by one window of Clostridium cagae:
- a CDS encoding MFS transporter, whose amino-acid sequence MKLKNKFILMFSSYLGLPKEIYILFLGKIINCIGAFIYPLLSLILIQKIGLSISQAGEFVTFLAILQAPCVLIGGKLVDSIGRKKVILIFQGLSACTFIICGFLPLSNTLTNFILLASCFSSVSSPAYDALVSDITTSENRKNSFSLIYIGLNLGFAIGPLLGGLLFNNYLSLIFIGDGVTTLIYLLLIGYFIKYIKPNLLEGSINENKSSFEKAENCSVFKIFLKRPILIYYSLLMLTFHFAYSQWGFAVPIQLNDIFSTNGARYFGVLSSFNGLIVILFTPLITSITKKYRMLSIISVGGLLYSLAFGLCSFASNLFSFFIIVAIMTIGEISIATNAQTFIANLSPSSHRGRINSILPLLYGTGNGIGPIIMGKMISGFGMKQAWLIVSLIVGIGGILMYLLNYINISSYNKK is encoded by the coding sequence ATGAAATTAAAAAATAAATTTATACTTATGTTTTCTTCATATTTAGGTCTTCCCAAAGAAATTTATATACTTTTTCTAGGTAAAATAATAAATTGTATAGGAGCTTTTATTTATCCATTGTTATCACTAATACTTATTCAAAAAATAGGTCTATCTATAAGCCAAGCTGGTGAATTTGTAACCTTCTTAGCTATTCTTCAAGCCCCCTGTGTATTAATAGGAGGTAAACTAGTTGACTCTATAGGAAGAAAAAAAGTAATACTTATTTTTCAAGGATTGTCAGCTTGTACATTTATAATTTGTGGTTTTTTACCTTTATCTAATACATTAACTAACTTTATACTATTAGCATCTTGTTTTTCATCGGTATCTTCTCCTGCTTATGATGCACTAGTTTCAGATATTACAACTTCTGAAAATAGAAAAAATTCTTTTTCACTTATATATATAGGATTAAATTTAGGATTTGCAATAGGACCCCTATTAGGTGGCTTATTATTTAATAATTATTTAAGTTTAATATTTATAGGTGATGGTGTTACAACATTGATTTATCTTTTATTAATAGGATATTTTATAAAATATATTAAACCTAATTTATTAGAAGGTTCCATTAACGAAAATAAGAGTTCTTTCGAGAAAGCTGAAAATTGTTCAGTATTTAAAATATTTCTTAAACGTCCTATTCTAATTTATTATTCCTTACTAATGTTAACATTTCATTTTGCTTATTCTCAGTGGGGATTTGCAGTACCAATACAATTAAATGATATATTTAGCACTAATGGCGCTAGATACTTTGGGGTTTTGAGTAGTTTCAATGGATTAATAGTAATTCTATTTACTCCACTAATAACAAGTATAACAAAAAAATATAGAATGCTTTCTATTATTTCAGTAGGAGGACTTCTTTATTCATTAGCCTTTGGCCTTTGTAGTTTTGCCTCTAATCTTTTTTCATTCTTTATTATTGTTGCTATAATGACTATAGGTGAAATATCAATTGCTACAAATGCTCAAACTTTTATAGCTAATTTAAGCCCTTCTTCCCATAGAGGAAGAATAAATTCAATTTTGCCTTTACTATATGGAACTGGTAATGGTATTGGACCAATAATTATGGGTAAAATGATTTCAGGATTTGGAATGAAACAAGCCTGGTTAATTGTTAGCTTAATCGTTGGAATAGGTGGAATTCTAATGTATCTTCTTAATTATATTAATATATCTTCATATAATAAGAAGTAA
- a CDS encoding ComEC/Rec2 family competence protein, whose translation MNNNNDELKKAFKKSMKKNKGNKKAQFITIVLFALIGLMSFVFGNDFNSNKADNVGNLTNVSGNLEVSYLDVGQGDAVYIRVNDFDILIDAGPRSEADHLLKQLEQKNIDDFEMVIATHPHEDHIGGMSKVFENYKVESFYMPKVTHTTKTFENMLTSVSKQGLKVQQIKEGMKFDLGSDAKIDVYSPMKESYEEFNDYSPIMKLTFGDKKLMFTGDAETLVEKEVLSKYSKDLKADVLKFGHHGSSTSSSNEFIQAVSPQYGIISCGTDNSYGHPHKETMKKISKNKIETYRTDLQGEITLSSDGKTISIKTKK comes from the coding sequence TTGAATAATAATAATGATGAATTAAAAAAAGCTTTTAAAAAAAGTATGAAAAAAAATAAGGGGAATAAAAAAGCTCAATTTATAACAATAGTACTTTTTGCTCTTATAGGACTTATGAGTTTTGTTTTTGGAAATGACTTTAATTCCAACAAGGCAGATAACGTAGGTAATTTAACCAATGTAAGTGGAAATTTAGAAGTTTCGTATTTGGATGTTGGACAAGGGGATGCTGTATATATAAGAGTTAATGATTTTGATATATTAATAGATGCAGGTCCAAGAAGTGAAGCGGATCATTTATTAAAGCAATTAGAACAAAAAAATATAGATGATTTTGAAATGGTAATTGCGACTCACCCACATGAAGATCACATAGGTGGAATGAGCAAAGTATTTGAAAACTATAAGGTAGAAAGTTTCTATATGCCAAAAGTTACTCATACAACAAAGACATTTGAAAATATGTTGACTTCAGTTTCAAAACAAGGATTAAAAGTGCAACAAATAAAAGAAGGAATGAAATTTGATTTAGGTTCTGATGCTAAAATAGATGTATACTCACCAATGAAAGAAAGCTATGAGGAGTTTAATGATTATTCACCTATAATGAAGTTAACATTTGGGGATAAAAAGTTAATGTTTACTGGAGATGCAGAAACACTTGTAGAAAAAGAAGTTTTATCTAAATATTCAAAAGATCTTAAAGCAGATGTATTAAAGTTTGGTCATCATGGCTCAAGCACATCTTCAAGCAATGAATTTATACAAGCTGTTTCACCACAGTATGGTATAATAAGCTGTGGAACAGACAATAGTTATGGTCATCCTCATAAAGAAACTATGAAGAAGATTTCTAAAAATAAAATAGAAACTTATAGAACAGATTTGCAAGGAGAGATAACCTTATCATCTGATGGAAAGACTATATCAATTAAAACGAAAAAATAA
- a CDS encoding mechanosensitive ion channel family protein has translation MNILSVILDKVYSWLALSGLKIVIGLLVLWIGWKIVNKIIKTMDRIFKRKEFDVTLTMFLNAFINISLKVLLVMIIMDYVGMKTTGLVTLIGSAGLAVGLALQGSLSNFAGGVVILLIRPFNIGDFIDAVGHSGNVEKIGIFYTYILTTDNKQILIPNGKLANDSIINYTAKDKRRVDLQFSVGYDEDVITVKNIIEEVVLSNDKILKDPEYFIGLSEHGDSSVNFALRIWTKTEDYWDVYYDLLERVKIKFEDEKISIPYPQMDVHIKND, from the coding sequence ATGAATATATTGTCAGTGATATTAGATAAAGTATATAGTTGGCTAGCTTTAAGTGGATTAAAAATAGTAATTGGATTATTAGTCCTATGGATAGGATGGAAAATAGTAAATAAAATTATTAAAACTATGGATAGGATTTTTAAAAGAAAAGAATTTGATGTCACATTGACAATGTTTTTAAATGCTTTTATAAATATATCATTAAAAGTGTTACTTGTAATGATTATAATGGATTATGTTGGAATGAAAACTACTGGACTTGTAACTTTAATAGGTTCAGCTGGTCTTGCAGTGGGACTTGCTCTTCAAGGTAGTTTATCTAATTTTGCTGGCGGGGTTGTTATTTTATTGATAAGACCTTTTAATATAGGCGATTTTATTGACGCAGTAGGACATTCTGGGAATGTTGAAAAAATAGGGATATTTTATACTTATATACTTACTACAGATAATAAACAGATACTTATACCAAATGGTAAATTGGCAAATGATAGTATAATAAATTATACAGCTAAGGACAAAAGAAGAGTTGATCTACAATTTTCTGTTGGATATGATGAAGATGTTATTACGGTTAAGAACATTATAGAAGAAGTTGTTTTAAGTAATGATAAAATATTAAAAGATCCAGAGTATTTTATAGGATTATCTGAACATGGGGATAGTTCAGTGAACTTTGCTTTAAGAATATGGACAAAAACAGAGGATTATTGGGATGTATATTATGATTTATTAGAAAGAGTTAAAATTAAGTTCGAGGATGAAAAAATAAGTATACCATATCCTCAAATGGACGTTCACATTAAAAATGACTAA
- a CDS encoding S66 peptidase family protein, which yields MRRPKPLKKGDKIAIVGLSSPTTEERLELSIKAMHDFGFEVVVGESCKSHYGYLAGSDEIRADDMNKMFCDKSISGIFAIRGGYGATRILDKLNYNMIKKNPKVFSGYSDVTAIHNVINARCDFITFHAPMPATEMYKGLDKYTEYYFKKSIFDSEPLGKLKNTEDIKMRTLFKGKAEGRLVGGNLSVICSTLGTEYEIDTKGKILFLEEIDEYPYKIDRMIMQLKQSNKFKDASGIILGKWTDCLPPKGRESLSLIQIFEELIAPERKPTLYDVCCGHCLPTLTLPLGAKIKINANSKEINILE from the coding sequence TTGAGAAGACCTAAGCCATTAAAAAAAGGAGATAAAATAGCTATTGTAGGATTATCTAGTCCTACAACAGAAGAAAGATTAGAATTATCTATTAAAGCAATGCATGATTTTGGATTTGAAGTTGTAGTTGGTGAGAGTTGCAAATCTCATTATGGTTATTTAGCTGGAAGTGACGAGATAAGAGCAGATGATATGAATAAAATGTTTTGCGATAAATCAATATCTGGAATCTTTGCAATAAGAGGAGGATATGGAGCAACAAGAATTTTAGATAAGCTCAATTACAATATGATAAAAAAGAATCCTAAAGTATTTTCAGGATATAGTGACGTTACAGCTATTCATAATGTAATAAATGCAAGATGCGATTTTATAACATTTCATGCACCGATGCCAGCAACAGAAATGTATAAGGGACTAGATAAGTACACGGAATATTATTTTAAAAAGAGTATATTCGATTCAGAGCCATTAGGCAAATTAAAAAATACAGAAGATATAAAAATGAGAACTTTATTTAAAGGTAAAGCTGAAGGAAGATTAGTTGGTGGAAATCTTTCGGTGATTTGCTCAACATTAGGAACTGAGTATGAAATAGATACTAAAGGAAAAATATTATTTTTAGAAGAGATTGATGAATATCCATACAAAATTGATAGAATGATTATGCAATTAAAGCAGTCTAATAAATTTAAAGATGCAAGTGGAATAATTTTAGGAAAATGGACTGATTGTTTACCACCAAAGGGAAGAGAAAGTTTATCATTAATTCAAATATTTGAAGAATTAATAGCGCCAGAAAGAAAACCAACACTATATGATGTTTGTTGTGGCCATTGTTTACCAACACTTACTCTTCCTTTGGGGGCTAAAATAAAAATCAATGCAAATAGTAAAGAAATAAACATATTAGAATAA
- a CDS encoding immunoglobulin-like domain-containing protein produces MRLKKNYELRTRVVTSVLCIMMLGISFTPIYAGATVFAKENEEADLTYTVKNSEGLKIEKQRIITVDENDADFGVGQGIQWPKQVNSPFIDMVAWVTKPGYANNGAANLSKISEDTGVEFFNLGFIQPISNTIKDGKVQWGWGGYQVLNEENKDNDQYTNGIKKSIKDLREMGGDVTISLGGLNGSAFWEATQDVDVLTNTYREIVKGYGLTRLDLDIEGGAQNKNYNITNAKAIKNVQDETGVDIVLTLPVLPSGLTTVQLDVLEAYLANGVDVKLVNIMTMCYGSGTLLPGENYGTGSIRAIDSTKDQVKDYFKKYANIQLSDEEAYGKIGTTSSIGFEGEAHPIFTTEWSKLLVNHSIEKGLGMTSFWSMNRDAMLESNKGVSSQYEFTNIFKQFGSDNEGGVVNPPANTKPNISGVKNQIIAIGDKFDPMAGVTARDKEDGDLTSKIKVEGNVNTEVAGQYNLTYTVADSEGLKDVKECCITVKEVSEIEDTYDSNKIYLEGDTVIYKGNKYTAKWWIKGEDPDKSEAWKKEVIPNEDGSVDYEEGSIYVEGDKVSYNGKMYEAKWWTKSIPGSDDSWKLIA; encoded by the coding sequence ATGAGATTAAAGAAAAATTACGAACTAAGGACAAGGGTTGTAACATCTGTTTTATGTATAATGATGTTAGGTATATCATTTACACCTATATATGCAGGTGCGACAGTGTTTGCAAAGGAGAATGAGGAAGCAGACTTAACTTACACAGTTAAAAATTCAGAAGGATTAAAGATAGAAAAACAACGTATAATTACAGTAGATGAAAATGATGCTGATTTTGGCGTTGGACAAGGTATTCAATGGCCAAAACAAGTTAATTCACCATTCATTGATATGGTAGCTTGGGTTACTAAACCAGGATATGCTAATAATGGTGCAGCTAATTTGTCTAAAATATCAGAAGATACTGGGGTTGAATTCTTTAATCTAGGTTTTATTCAACCTATATCTAATACGATTAAAGATGGTAAAGTCCAATGGGGCTGGGGTGGATACCAAGTATTAAATGAAGAAAATAAAGATAACGATCAATATACCAATGGTATTAAGAAATCGATAAAAGATCTACGCGAAATGGGCGGAGATGTTACTATTTCATTAGGTGGTTTAAATGGGTCAGCTTTTTGGGAAGCAACTCAAGATGTTGATGTATTAACTAATACTTATAGAGAAATTGTAAAAGGTTATGGACTTACAAGACTTGACCTTGATATAGAAGGTGGAGCTCAAAATAAAAATTATAATATTACAAATGCAAAAGCAATAAAGAATGTTCAAGATGAAACAGGGGTAGATATTGTATTAACACTACCAGTATTACCAAGTGGATTAACTACAGTACAACTAGATGTTTTAGAAGCTTACTTAGCAAATGGTGTTGATGTTAAATTAGTAAACATCATGACTATGTGTTATGGAAGTGGAACTTTATTACCTGGTGAAAACTATGGTACTGGATCAATTAGAGCAATTGATTCAACTAAGGATCAAGTTAAGGATTACTTTAAGAAATATGCAAACATTCAATTAAGCGATGAAGAAGCTTATGGTAAGATAGGTACTACTTCGTCTATAGGGTTTGAAGGTGAAGCACATCCAATATTTACTACAGAATGGTCTAAGTTATTAGTAAATCATTCAATAGAAAAAGGCTTAGGAATGACTTCATTCTGGTCAATGAATAGGGATGCTATGCTAGAAAGCAATAAGGGTGTATCATCACAATACGAATTTACTAATATCTTTAAGCAATTTGGTAGCGATAATGAAGGTGGAGTAGTTAATCCGCCAGCAAACACTAAGCCAAATATTTCTGGAGTTAAGAACCAAATAATAGCTATTGGAGATAAGTTTGATCCGATGGCAGGTGTTACTGCAAGAGATAAGGAAGATGGAGACTTAACTTCAAAGATTAAAGTTGAAGGTAACGTTAATACTGAAGTAGCAGGTCAATATAACTTAACTTATACAGTTGCAGATAGTGAAGGACTTAAGGATGTTAAGGAATGCTGCATTACAGTTAAAGAAGTATCAGAAATTGAAGATACTTATGATTCAAATAAAATATATTTAGAAGGTGATACTGTAATCTACAAAGGTAACAAGTACACAGCTAAGTGGTGGATTAAGGGAGAAGATCCTGACAAATCAGAGGCTTGGAAAAAGGAAGTTATTCCAAATGAAGATGGATCTGTAGATTATGAAGAAGGATCTATTTATGTTGAAGGTGATAAGGTTAGTTATAATGGAAAAATGTATGAAGCTAAATGGTGGACTAAATCAATTCCAGGTAGCGATGATTCTTGGAAGTTAATAGCATAA
- the pheT gene encoding phenylalanine--tRNA ligase subunit beta has translation MKVPFSWLQDYVDINVSPKELGDKLTLTGSQLEELIIQGDVIDKVVTGKITEIEKHPDADKLSICQVDIGAETIQIVTAATNMKEQDVVPVALHGSTLADGTKIKKGKLRGVPSNGMFCSEEELGTAGDEPVHGLMILPTDTELGVEIKELLKLNKAILDFEITSNRPDCLSIVGMARETAAALRTTYKMPNLEYKVSGNGNVESELNVEVKDDLCLRYMARKVKNVKVKPSPGWMQERLLEAGIRPIDNIVDITNFVMLELGQPMHAYDAREISTNKIVVERAESGEKFTTLDEAERELDDSMLCIKDDNKIVGLAGIMGGLNSEIKEDTTEVIFESANFDGTNIRVNSKKLNLRSEASGRFEKDIDPNLAKLAIDRACALICELGAGEVIEGTIDIYNKKKEAGKVIVDSNWVNKFLGTNLSKEEMKKCLDSVDLFTEIDGDNLNVTAPTFRIDIAIKEDIAEEIARIHGYDVIPATIFSVATSREPKYRNRLLDDKVVMLATGSGLNQSISYSFVSPRVFDKINVPEDSELRNVVKIKNPLGEDYSVMRTTTIPSMMECLGRNYSRNNDYVRLFEMAKIYIKNEDETKIPTERNILTIGMYGDCDYLDLKGAVENIIDGLGIKNSKYERESENVSYHPGKTAKLVIGKNVVGTLGEVHLDVTENYGIDVPCFIAELNLDALYESADMDRKYKALPKFPAVTRDIALLVEDSILVQEIEECIRKAGGNLVEKVQLFDIYKGKQIPDGKKSIAYAIAYRADKTLTDKEVNKVHDKILRSLEYKLGATLRD, from the coding sequence ATGAAAGTACCATTTAGTTGGTTACAAGATTATGTTGATATAAATGTTAGTCCTAAAGAATTAGGAGATAAATTAACTTTAACAGGATCACAATTAGAAGAATTAATAATTCAAGGTGATGTTATAGATAAAGTTGTTACAGGAAAAATTACGGAAATAGAAAAACATCCCGATGCTGATAAACTAAGCATCTGTCAAGTGGATATTGGAGCTGAAACTATTCAAATAGTTACTGCTGCAACAAACATGAAAGAGCAAGATGTAGTACCAGTAGCTTTACATGGTTCAACATTGGCAGATGGAACTAAGATTAAAAAAGGTAAGCTTAGAGGGGTACCATCAAATGGTATGTTCTGTTCAGAAGAGGAATTAGGTACAGCTGGAGATGAACCAGTACATGGTTTGATGATATTACCTACTGATACAGAATTAGGAGTAGAAATAAAAGAATTATTAAAATTAAACAAAGCTATATTAGATTTTGAAATAACTTCTAATAGACCTGATTGTTTAAGTATAGTTGGTATGGCTAGAGAAACAGCAGCTGCACTTAGGACTACTTATAAGATGCCTAATTTAGAATATAAAGTTTCTGGAAATGGAAATGTAGAATCAGAATTAAATGTTGAAGTTAAAGATGACTTATGCTTAAGATATATGGCTAGAAAAGTTAAAAATGTAAAAGTAAAACCATCACCAGGCTGGATGCAAGAAAGACTTCTTGAAGCAGGAATAAGACCGATAGACAATATAGTTGATATTACAAATTTTGTAATGCTTGAATTAGGTCAACCAATGCATGCTTATGATGCTAGAGAAATATCTACTAATAAGATAGTTGTTGAAAGAGCTGAAAGTGGAGAAAAATTCACTACTTTAGATGAAGCTGAAAGAGAGTTAGATGACTCTATGCTTTGCATAAAGGATGACAATAAGATTGTTGGGTTAGCTGGAATAATGGGTGGATTAAATTCAGAAATAAAAGAAGATACAACTGAAGTTATTTTTGAATCTGCAAATTTTGATGGTACGAACATAAGAGTTAATTCTAAAAAATTAAACTTAAGAAGTGAAGCTTCTGGAAGATTTGAAAAAGATATAGATCCTAACTTAGCTAAACTTGCAATAGATAGAGCATGCGCTTTGATTTGTGAATTAGGTGCTGGTGAAGTTATAGAAGGAACAATAGATATTTATAACAAAAAGAAAGAAGCAGGAAAAGTAATTGTTGATTCTAATTGGGTTAATAAATTCCTTGGAACAAATCTTTCTAAAGAAGAAATGAAAAAATGTTTAGATAGCGTTGATTTATTTACAGAAATTGATGGAGATAATTTAAATGTAACAGCTCCAACATTCAGAATAGATATTGCTATTAAAGAAGATATAGCTGAAGAAATAGCTAGAATACATGGATATGATGTTATTCCTGCTACAATCTTTAGTGTTGCTACATCAAGAGAACCTAAATACAGAAATAGATTATTAGATGATAAAGTAGTTATGCTTGCTACAGGTAGCGGATTAAATCAATCTATAAGCTATTCATTTGTATCACCAAGGGTATTTGATAAAATTAATGTACCAGAAGATAGCGAACTTAGAAATGTAGTTAAAATAAAAAATCCTTTAGGCGAAGATTATAGTGTTATGAGAACTACTACTATACCTTCAATGATGGAATGCTTAGGAAGAAACTATTCAAGAAATAATGATTATGTTAGACTATTTGAAATGGCTAAAATATATATTAAAAATGAAGATGAAACTAAGATTCCAACTGAAAGAAATATATTAACTATTGGTATGTATGGGGATTGTGATTATTTAGATCTTAAAGGCGCAGTTGAAAACATAATTGATGGTCTTGGAATAAAGAATTCTAAGTATGAAAGAGAAAGTGAAAATGTAAGCTATCATCCAGGAAAAACTGCAAAACTTGTTATAGGCAAAAATGTAGTTGGTACTTTAGGTGAAGTTCATTTAGATGTAACTGAAAACTATGGAATTGATGTACCTTGCTTTATTGCAGAACTTAATTTAGATGCATTATATGAAAGTGCTGATATGGATAGAAAGTATAAAGCATTACCTAAATTCCCAGCTGTTACAAGAGATATTGCATTACTTGTAGAAGATAGTATATTAGTTCAAGAAATTGAAGAATGTATAAGAAAAGCTGGTGGAAATTTAGTAGAAAAAGTACAATTATTTGATATCTACAAAGGAAAGCAAATTCCAGATGGCAAAAAGAGCATAGCTTATGCTATTGCTTATAGAGCTGATAAAACATTAACTGATAAAGAAGTTAATAAAGTACATGATAAGATATTAAGATCATTAGAATATAAATTAGGTGCTACTTTAAGAGACTAA
- the pheS gene encoding phenylalanine--tRNA ligase subunit alpha, whose protein sequence is MKEKLKELQELAIKQIENSIKSNELEEIRVKFLGKKGELTTILRGMGGLSPEERPLVGKLVNEAKAKVEEKLESAIKKIKDKEKAEKLAGETIDISLPGKKQVIGKSHPLELTLKNMEDIFVSMGFTIEEGPEVEYDHYNFEALNIPKNHPARSEQDTLYINDNIVLRTQTSPVQVRTMENQKPPIKMISPGKVYRSDSVDATHSPIFYQMEGLVIDKGVTFADLKGTLELFAKKMFGDKVETKFRPHHFPFTEPSAEMDATCFVCGGEGCRVCKNSGWIELLGCGMVHPNVLRNCGIDPEVYSGFAFGFGVDRMVMLKYGIDDIRLLYESDMRFLNQF, encoded by the coding sequence ATGAAGGAAAAACTTAAAGAATTACAAGAGCTTGCAATAAAGCAAATTGAAAATTCAATTAAAAGTAATGAATTAGAAGAAATTAGAGTTAAGTTCTTAGGAAAAAAAGGAGAACTTACTACAATATTAAGAGGTATGGGGGGATTATCTCCAGAAGAAAGACCTTTAGTAGGAAAATTAGTTAATGAAGCAAAAGCTAAAGTAGAAGAAAAACTAGAGTCAGCAATAAAGAAAATAAAGGATAAAGAAAAGGCTGAAAAACTTGCAGGTGAAACAATAGACATTTCACTTCCTGGTAAAAAGCAAGTTATAGGAAAAAGTCATCCTTTAGAATTAACACTTAAAAATATGGAAGATATATTTGTATCAATGGGATTCACGATTGAAGAAGGTCCAGAAGTTGAATATGATCATTATAATTTTGAAGCATTAAATATACCTAAGAATCATCCAGCAAGAAGTGAGCAAGATACATTATATATAAATGATAATATAGTTCTTAGAACTCAAACTTCACCAGTTCAAGTTAGAACTATGGAAAATCAAAAGCCACCAATTAAGATGATTTCGCCAGGTAAGGTTTATAGATCAGATTCAGTTGATGCTACACATTCACCTATATTTTATCAAATGGAAGGCCTAGTTATAGATAAGGGAGTTACCTTTGCCGATTTAAAAGGAACTCTAGAGTTATTTGCTAAGAAGATGTTTGGAGATAAAGTTGAAACTAAGTTCAGACCACATCACTTCCCATTTACAGAACCATCTGCTGAAATGGATGCAACTTGTTTTGTTTGTGGAGGAGAAGGTTGTAGAGTATGCAAGAATAGTGGATGGATAGAACTTCTAGGCTGTGGTATGGTTCATCCAAATGTACTTAGAAACTGTGGAATAGATCCAGAAGTATATAGTGGATTTGCTTTTGGATTTGGTGTTGATAGAATGGTAATGCTTAAATACGGAATAGATGATATAAGATTATTATATGAAAGTGATATGAGATTTTTAAACCAATTTTAG
- a CDS encoding TrmH family RNA methyltransferase — protein MIFIESKENTIYKEAKKLKERKNRNKINKYVIEGFRLVDEAINASLDIDYLILTQVGYEKLDNYINKDKIERQKVYCITDNLFKDLTSTENPQGIIAIVKMDNKNLDFQGDFYLFCDKVQDPGNLGTIIRTAHAAGVNGIILSKGTVDIYNEKTIRSTMGSLFYMPIYYDDNEFSLIKSLKKDGFKLIVTSLESSKDFFKEDLKGKTILTVGNEGNGVSNEVLDLADRRVKIPMPGGAESLNVAIATSIIIYEKVRQNVVNI, from the coding sequence TTGATTTTCATTGAAAGTAAAGAAAATACTATATATAAAGAAGCTAAAAAACTCAAAGAGAGAAAAAATAGAAATAAAATAAATAAGTACGTAATTGAGGGGTTTAGACTTGTTGATGAAGCTATAAACGCAAGTTTAGATATAGATTATTTAATATTGACTCAAGTGGGATATGAAAAATTAGATAATTATATAAATAAAGATAAGATAGAAAGACAAAAGGTATATTGTATTACAGATAATTTGTTTAAAGATTTAACATCAACAGAGAATCCTCAAGGAATAATTGCTATAGTTAAAATGGATAATAAGAATTTAGATTTTCAAGGGGATTTTTATTTGTTTTGTGATAAAGTACAAGATCCAGGAAATCTAGGAACTATAATAAGAACTGCTCATGCAGCTGGTGTAAATGGAATAATACTATCTAAAGGGACTGTAGACATATATAATGAAAAAACAATAAGATCAACAATGGGATCACTATTTTATATGCCTATATATTATGATGATAATGAATTTTCATTAATAAAATCATTAAAAAAAGATGGATTTAAGTTAATAGTTACATCACTAGAAAGTAGTAAAGACTTTTTTAAAGAAGATTTAAAAGGAAAAACTATACTTACAGTTGGTAATGAAGGAAATGGTGTATCTAATGAGGTCTTAGATTTAGCGGATAGAAGAGTTAAAATACCAATGCCAGGTGGGGCTGAATCTTTAAATGTAGCTATAGCTACTTCAATTATTATCTATGAAAAAGTAAGACAAAATGTTGTTAATATTTAA
- a CDS encoding potassium channel family protein: protein MVNKQFVVIGLGRFGASVAKTLYDLGNDVLVIDKDEDIIQDISDNVTHAVQMDSTDENALRTLGLRNFDVAIVTIGSNIQASIMATLLVKELGVKYIIAKANNKIHSKVLYKIGADRVILPEQDMGVRVAHNLVSSSILDYIELSSDYSIMEIEALDEWDGKSLREIKLRSQYGINVMAIKEGEDINISPSADHIVNAKDIIVAIGSAEDLSKLEGMIVRLK, encoded by the coding sequence TTGGTAAATAAACAATTTGTAGTAATTGGGTTAGGGCGATTTGGTGCTTCTGTTGCTAAGACTTTATATGACTTAGGAAATGATGTTTTAGTAATAGATAAAGATGAAGATATAATTCAAGATATTTCTGATAATGTAACGCATGCAGTTCAAATGGATTCTACTGATGAAAATGCACTAAGAACATTAGGACTTAGAAACTTTGATGTTGCAATTGTAACTATAGGATCTAATATACAAGCAAGCATTATGGCAACTTTACTTGTTAAAGAATTAGGTGTTAAATACATAATTGCAAAAGCTAATAATAAGATACATTCTAAAGTTTTGTATAAAATTGGTGCTGATAGAGTTATATTACCAGAACAAGATATGGGAGTTAGAGTTGCTCACAACTTAGTTTCTTCTAGTATACTAGATTATATTGAATTATCTTCAGATTATAGCATAATGGAAATAGAAGCTTTAGATGAATGGGACGGAAAAAGCTTAAGAGAGATAAAATTAAGAAGTCAGTATGGAATAAATGTTATGGCAATTAAAGAAGGTGAAGATATAAATATATCACCTTCAGCTGATCATATTGTAAATGCTAAGGATATAATAGTAGCTATTGGTTCAGCAGAAGATTTAAGTAAACTTGAGGGTATGATAGTAAGATTAAAATAA